Part of the Quercus lobata isolate SW786 chromosome 6, ValleyOak3.0 Primary Assembly, whole genome shotgun sequence genome, GCAACCAAAGTAAAAAATGtgctaaataaaataaatacttaaaTGATATCATTTAGAGTATCATTTGTTATTCATGATGAATAAACTTTGATTCTAAAATATCCTCAATAGGATTGTAATGGCTAATGGAgctctttgatttttattaagataagttgttcccaaaaTGCAGgtgtgggggccagttaatcaataattattaaaaccgtgttaactgggcctgtggcccatccgaggatttTAAACCATCCGAGGAAGCCCACATAAGGTTATAAggggaaccaaatgaaaagaggagtAGATATCATATGAGATGGGTCCAGTATTCGaccgaggacaaaatccttctcggtaATATGTGTCCGAGGACGACCTGAACGCCGTATTGTCACAAACACACTTCGAAGCTacattaccactaaaggtgggacatggggccaagggtaagaaagaaaagataaacaaatatctttaacaactgctgcatccgcattaattgcctctcaaccaactctctggccgcattaatgtggaggtgatgcctgaacagtgatgaagcagccttacagctgctggttgAAGGTTCCAGGAAGTGTTGGATAGGACAGGAAGGGATCCCCcgaatccaacctacacgtgtgtggtgaagatgacaccaagagggcaatatataacatggaagaatgcattgagGAAGCAAATCAGAACTTCTAAACAATTGATGCTTAGAAGAAAATCCTACGAAATAAAGAACTTAGCTTGTTTCAAGGATAAATTGATAGTAATATTTGTATTAATCCATCTAGAAACGTtaagtttaatcgtttttcttctgaagttaatctagttcttttatatccacgctctataaatttattgtttaggcCTTTAGCGTTCAAACCCAATACGAGTTTGGGATCgatacaaattgagtccttacagcagggattattttgaataaaagtaGTAGTAGTTTATTGGaataaaatcatcaaaaaaaccatttatgcaaaaaaaattctgttaAGGTTAAGGATGCAAGATTCCTTAGTTGatcctaatttatttttagtgttAATCCTTTAATTTCCATAAAGATTAAGTTCTTTATATACCAAAAACTATAActtagagggaaaaaaaaaaaatccaagattACATACCAAAAGAGTCAAAAATTACCAAGAAAAGAGCCAAGAAGCTAAAAGCACAACTTACAAAAGAAACCAGAACAAAAgctaaatcaaatatttttcaaGTTATTAATACTTCTTCCATCACAAGAATTTTAGCTATATTTTGATATCAAGAGAACTAATTTGTACCTCTCTTCAGATTAAAACTTGAATAGGAgccatttttctctttctcagtcttaaaattatttttgaatgaaAGTCTAAATTCTAACTCTGATGAAGACTGAAAAGAGCCATTGAACCAAATGATTTGGGTTactttcttttagtttatattaagAGCTCTTGTTGCTCTTTGGAAGAGCAAAAAATGATGTAAACGTGTTGGACTAAAATGTGATGATTTTGGGCTGACGAAAACAGATGGTGCGGGGTACCTTTTTGAACATGCAgtctttgaaatgaaaaaaaaaaaaaaaaggcagttGTGCAGATTTTGTTTTATGACGAGTGAACAAATGCTTGTAACAGCGTTTGTgattaaggactaaaatgactGCTTTTTAATTATCATGGATGTGCTTGACATTAAACCAAACCTCAGGGTAGTTATTTGGAATTTAACATTGTTAATTTGGATTTGGCCCTACATCATGTTCTTTGCTAGGCCCCAATTTGAAAGAGCATAGAGAGCAATGTTTATACATGTACAGTCACATACGGTTCAAATATAgctatattttattgattttatcaTACTACAACACACTTATTGTGAAAGTTGTTGTGTGACTGTGTTTGATGATTGAATGATGAGCGGAAGCATGAAAGAGAGGGCATGCATTAAAGGTTTACGTGGCTCTACCTAACAACCTACGTTCATAATGAAAAAACTCTTAATAGATACACATTGATATTAAGCatttgtgttacaatgaactcAATGTAGAGTTTATATACTAGAGAATACTTGACTAATCCTAAGCTAAGTGTAGACTAAACCTAAGGTTAATATGCTTATTTAACAAGTACATTGGACTACAGTTAGTTTAGGCCACTTAAACTATAATACATCTAACACTTATATAtaattatctatactattaataacatGATTTCCTGTTTGGGTTTCAACTTTTTGtgtactaaaatacccttacacaaattcttaaactctctaaattacttctatcttttagttaaataattctagattaaaaaatacaaactggttaaaaaagtaatttactattcctaagttttaggtttttcattttatctTCTCCATTCAACTTAAAACTTAGATACtatctatctcatttttaaacattattgcACATTACCTTATATCTTtctctaaaaaacaaaatgcaCATGGTTATTTATGTATCACTTTTCAACATtataacactaaaaaaaaaaaacaaataaataataaagagaaTTATTGCATGTACAAAGTGAGTGGATGAGTTTATTATATGTATGGTTGTATACAGGACTATCACCCGAATGCTTGCACTTACAAAGCCCACATAAAGTTAGCCAAGGTTCTACTATAATTAATGTTATAGTACCGTTAAAGAAAAGAGATTGATCCTCTTCTATCTAGCAACTCCCTTTGGGAAGACTAATTAATGCGCAGATGTACTTACAGATTGAAAGTTGCTATGCTACCCAATCTGAGTTTCTCACGTATTGCTGTTACTCCACTAGGTAGCTTCCACTGTCAAGTACTCTTACAGTTTATGCTTGTTAATgctatttatttagttccagcTCTACCAAAGTAAAAGGTGATATTTGGAAGTTGAGTAGGTGACCCACCATTATATTGAAACCGAAAAAGGAACTCTAGCACATATGTACCTTTAATTACCCTTCCAATAGGAAGATATTAGCAGATGTGCAAGCCAGTTTTTAACAACAAAagaatgtttcaaaaaaattgtacacaacaaaagaagaagaaagaaaaaaaacgtGATTTAAATCAATTACGATTCTATGAATTTAGAACAGCTATTTTTCTCTTCTACTTTTGCTTGTAATTGGGCCTGGGCCTCTTGGCCCAAAAGTCCAAAACAAGAAGGAAGACTTGGACCAATGAGGACGGGCCTAATCAAAACGGGCCCCAAATCCCTCCATGAGGTCCAGTTTTAGAGAAGAGAGGTGACAACTATTGCAAGTCCTAGGAAGGAAATATCCGACAAGGATCCACCCCTCTAAATATGACCTAGGAGTTTTCCCTCCTTGGCGATGTGTCAAGACTCATCTATCACTGAGAATGTAGGTAAAGGATCGTGTGGGCCGAACAACAAGCAATCCAACAGGTTTGAAGAAGGATGCTTTTGGAGAAAGCAATCACCCTCACCGCATTAAATTCATTTCACCTACTAGCAATGTTGCATTAATAGTTGAATGACACACCAAAACAATGCTCAATAGTTTGACCACCAGAGATGGAGCCAAAATTTAGGGTTACTGAGTTAGGTGGCGGCTCTGCTACTATCTATGTGCGGCAGCTCTAGCCTTTGGCTTTATTACTTTACCACTaaggatttttgtttaaaactttttaaatagccaagttgtttgttttgggtaaaatagattgattgagtttaatatttttttaactttattattggtaatttttgttgttgatccaatttttttgggctttcatattttgtttttaatttaatctattaatttttaaggCCTTTAAAAggtggaaaatgctaaaaacaacaattttttttttcaaattactaatgtggtgagtgattattggtaagtaaaaagtGATGCAAGTGtgtgaaccaataagaatttgctacctcaatagtttgtgaaaatgttgtaaaaaagtttgtagctATAACATTGCTCTTAAAGGAATTGACGACATTGTTAAGgggggcaaagtgtaattttattgaacaaaattgctaaaattaatacctattaatttactaatatttttttttaaaaatttggggAGGCCATTGCCCCCTAGTCAATATATAGCTCCATCCATGCTGACCACCACCCATTTCTGCCtcaaaaaaaagggggatgAGACAAGTATCTTTCCCACTTAATATCATCCCAACAAGTGGACAGTGCCTCCAAGGGTAAAAATGGGGATGGGGGATCCAAAAAAAGCTTAGAAAAGAACTAAGAGAGAGTGTTAAGATCAAAGCTAAGAAAATACTGAGTATAACTCAATACCTTTGTAACCCCTCTTGATCTTTCTAATAGCGGTTATTAATGATAAGATTCctacttattttatatttagtgtttttttgttattgttcaATCAAGATTTATCCATCATTTAGTTAAGTCCTCAACCAATCTTTACAAATTAGTTGTTACGGTTTAGACTCATACCCCGAGATAAGAGGTTTGAccccacacaacatgcattacCGAGATCATGAATTGGGCTGACAATTTAAGTCGAACTAGGCTACTTGTACTAGACCAATTAAAGTAGAAATTAAAACTAGCATTGGGCTCAATAGCTCTAAAAAATTGGGCCGGCCGACAATGCATGTGATGAAACGGACAAACACGTTTCACTCTATCATGAAATACACGTAAGCAAAGAGATGACACTGAAAGTAACAGTGCCTCGTGGACAGTGAGTCAGTGATCCGAAAGTGGCGAAAGCATAGATAGGAAGCAGTCAGACAGAATAGATTAGAGAGAACATTGGAACATTTTAGATTCCATGGCCCTAACTGACTTGAGCTTAAAACAACGCCCAAGTAGGTCCCCCACAGTTAAAATTGTCCCCCCAACCCGAATTGACGTAAATTCCATCCATTAGATTGACATGTAGCCAACTAAGCTGCTTCATAATCCTGCTGTCTTTTTTCTAATTAAAGTCTTTGGCCACTTATGTGTGACTTGCCTTCTTGCTATATATCTATATCTGCTTCTCATTCCCACTTTggtcttcaaattcctctatttTTGTAGTGGGTTTAGAtctgaaagaaaaagaagaagaagaagcagagaatGGGGAGGAATGAGTATTTGGCTATGAAAACTGATCCAGCCACTCAGGATCTCATCAACTCTGATATCGATGAGTTCAAGATTGCTGCTAAGAGACTTATCAATCATGCCACTAAGCTTGGTGGCCTCAGCTTTGGGACCTCTTTTCTCAAATGGGTCGCTTCCTTTGCTGCTATGTGAgtactttctttttatatatttcgaTTTTTGTAGTTAGTTCTTTTCTTATATCTTTCCCGTTGTTTGGTAGtaattgatgttttttttagtgttttggatGTGAATATATTAAGAGTTGCGTCATTATGCATAGAAATGGGAAAGTGacactattttttgtttctatgaATGGAATATTCCCATGTGGAAAGTGCtaacttttattgattttcaattaaaatttttgagacTGATGTTTTGTTGATTTTCTTATTGTCAAAGTCAAACTGTGCTCCGTTTACTGCTTATCTTCCTTATCGTTTTTGTACACATATTCGGcataatattttgttaattgTGCTTTAGAGCTGTGCTTTAGTGTAAAACTTTGCCTATTACACACACGAGGTCTCGTTCTTTAATATGTTCTGAGCCCCAAATCGTTTAAATTCATATATGTAgacaaaaattttgatcttATTATAAGCTCAATATATTAGACTTACGAACCTAAAGCAAATATAAATAGATTTTAGATGGATGAAACGGAactttttaaatcatatatggGCAATTCAAACCCAATTCAAATCATGGTTGTGTTGTGTCTGAATTACTTTGTGAAAATGTAGACCCTGGTATTTGACACACTTGTGAGGCACAGACGTATattgtttgttattttgttcAATATCCCACAACTCATGGTCATGGGAATCTATTTGCACCTACCTCTATTACATATCTTTGAATCATATTACTTCATTTTTAGTGAAGCCCTTTTGGTGAGATCTCATAATACCGAGATTGTTAGATGATTGGCACGAGCCCATATGAATTAATTTTGATTCATCAAACAGGACTCATAAATTTGACAGTATGGTATGCCAAGTTATGTACAAAATGTCCCGATTATATCAGTAATCGGTTAAATGGTATGAGTGAGAACTCAAGCATGATGAGGAAGGACTCATGATTTGGAGTGTTATATGATTGCCTTAGCAACTATTTATGAACTATATATtctcgggaaaaaaaaaaaactatgaactATATAAGTTGTTAAATGATCTAGACAGCCAGATCAGAAACTCTTTCAGTATTTCACTTATCTGCAGGCATACCGCAAGGCAATAAGGTATCAAGCTTTTCAAGTGTACTTctgattattttctttcaagGGTATCAGTGGAAAGAGATATGGACCATATGGTATAAAGAACAATTCTTAACTCCCCTCTccctttcaaataaaaaatacataccCAGAAAGATATAAGTTTATGATGAACAGAACTAACAACAATATTCAGAGTGAATCCAATAAGATTCAGTTTAGGACTTTTATGTTAATGGTAATTATTGAATGTCTTATATTTGTATGAACAATCTAAACTTGCATCTCCTGCAAATAGTTGTGGCAGATATTAACCCTGATGCTATTGAAACAAATGGATGGCTTATTCTTTAGTGTACTAAAATTCCAAAGTGTATCATGTTCTGTTCTTCTAATTGTCATATTTTGTGAattaacaacatttttttttttcaattttcaatacaGTTATTTGTTGATATTGGATCGAACCAATTGGAGAACAAACATGTTGACTTCACTTTTGGTTCCTTACATTTTCTTCAGTCTTCCTACCGTGctgttcaatttttttaggtGATAATTCCTACTGGGTGCACCTACtctttttaatcatttttcttgtttaaattttcttttctgacTTCTGCTGAactttacttttaaaaatttttactacaaaatcATTCAGAGGTGAGGTGGGGAGATGGATTGCTTTCATTGCAATTATACTAAGGCTTTTCATCCCACGACACTTCCCAGGTATGTGCTGTGCcattcccttcttcttcttcttctctgtcCACCTTTGCTTGAAAGTTATAATGACAGATTCACTAGTGCAATTGTAATTTCTAGTTACCAGtgttgaatttgatttattaagGTTTGGGTGTTTATTCTCAGAGATTCTGAATAATAAGTTGTGCGTGACATTGTGTAAAAAAATCAATCAGTTGAAACTGGACTCATTATGTCCATTCCAATTTTGCAAGTTAGctgaaaaaaaagttaatagtTATATACTTTCTATTCACAATGAATTGATTTCTCTTTGCTAAGCAGTATCAAACAATTTATTAGAAAGTAAATCATTCTAACTGCTCACATGAAGATGGCAAAGAAGGCACACACCTTTGTTGTCTTTCTGTACATCAATTGTACAAAGACAGAACAAAGCTAAAGTTTGCTTGTGTTAGCCGACTATGTTGCTTTAACTATGTTATAGTAATGGTTTAGTGCCTTCTTATAATCCTGTTAATTGATGACTCTGCAGATTGGCTGGAGATGCCAGcttctcttattcttcttctggTTGTGGCTCCTAGCTTCTTTGCAGACACCTTGAGGGACAGTTGGGTTAATTTGTTGATATGCCTTATCATTGGTTGTTACCTATTGCAAGAGCATATTCGAGCATCTGGTGGATTCAGAAATTCCTTTACACAAACCCATGGAATTTCAAACACTGTTGGACTTATTGTTTTGTTGGTCTATCCTATATGGGCACTGATCGTCCACTTCCTCTAGGCTCTAAAATTGTCCAAGCCATGGTTTTTCTTCATTCCTAAACTCCAAGCAAGCattttatattcagtatttatATGTGAGGCCCCATGTATGATATGTGCCAACCATTGTGTAAgacttcattttattttctgcatCTCTATGTAAGACACTGTAAATGACTAAGTGGCACTAAGTTATCTACATCTGTTAGTAATTTGAATAGATGAAGCTTTATTATGATAAAAACCTTCTGGTTCTTTAATGCTTGAGTGAGTTCTGGCTATGGTTCTTCGAGGGAACCAGGCTTCCTAGATGAAAAATGGGGATTAAGTGAGATTCATAAGAATTAGAGAAGGAACAATTGGCTTACCATTTCCATAACATCCTATTACAAAGGAAAGCAGACATTTATGATAGGCATGCTGGTGTACAACCTCATAACAAGTGACTTATTCTCTATTACTATCAACCAACTCCAACAGTCTAATTAGAATTGGGCACATGGCAGCTGGCCAGCTGGTATGACAGTAACTAATTGCTCCTATCAGTCCTAGGACTCTGCTAAGCACACAGCAGCCAGCAGCTCATTTAGCTCAATCACAGCTGTGGTCCTATAGCAGAAGTAATGCCTTCATGGGAACGGGCATATAGCTCAATACACATGATCTTATCATATATTATAATGCCTTCAAACTGAGTTAGGAAAAGGAATGGGGTGCAAGTGTTGGATCGAGTTTGTGTAagcttttattttgaaaaggaaTGGAGTACGAGTGTTGGATTGGACTGAGTCTGTGtaagcttttatttttcatatctcAGGCTCCCTGTGGCCTGTGGGCGGGAAGATAATGATAACATTAATCCAGCAAACAATAGTTATTATTAGCAATAAGAAAGTTCAATTATCTTAGAATAAAAAGAGaggaacaagaaaaagaaaattataccTTACATTGACACCTTCGACGTGTAGTGAAATTAGCTAATACAGTAATacctaatttttaataaatgacATTCTGCTCCCATTCAGAAAAAGGAGTAGAGTGTcatttattttgatcatttttagaAGTGGACTGTTATGtatttaaaatagtttatagaatatattttgttagtttttatattcttatcATTAGTGATAATATTTTGCAAGATGCCAACTAAAAGGTGAGGCAGCATCCGAACGAAATGTCCCCTCATCAGTCCCTCCTCCAATACAAGATCCTAAACCACACTAGGTTAAtgaattaaatattttgtaaacattttttcaggaaaggaaaaagttgttaatactttttaaattttggagaaaatatttctaaaagtGATTAATTATTGTGTGTCCTTAGAGTAtatattagcaaaatctaacattatatatatatatatatatggcacaGACCATAAATTTGTAGGCCTCTTGCTGATCTCTACGGATGATTCCCCATAATCTTgagtcaaaaagaaaaaaaattcacttttattattcatttatcaCTATTCATTTGTCACTGTTCACCCGATACTGTTCATCCATTACtgttcatgacactgttcactccaattttgcctatttaagggggatTGTCCCTTATATTAAAACAagcttttattttagaattttctttccttagAACTTCTTCCCTTAGAAGCCTTCTTTGAGAGAAAGTTCTTTGCTTCTATTACCACTATTTCCTACTACCTCACAATCTTGTATTAGGACTAGAACAAGTTTtgtaactgttgagatcttgtaactactactactgtaagtgtttattttactttcaataataagtattttcaattttttgttcattACACTATTTGTTGCTACCGTCATCTTGGACggatctaaatttttattgctttcatatatatattgc contains:
- the LOC115950773 gene encoding cold-regulated 413 plasma membrane protein 2-like; protein product: MGRNEYLAMKTDPATQDLINSDIDEFKIAAKRLINHATKLGGLSFGTSFLKWVASFAAIYLLILDRTNWRTNMLTSLLVPYIFFSLPTVLFNFFRGEVGRWIAFIAIILRLFIPRHFPDWLEMPASLILLLVVAPSFFADTLRDSWVNLLICLIIGCYLLQEHIRASGGFRNSFTQTHGISNTVGLIVLLVYPIWALIVHFL